Proteins co-encoded in one Kribbella solani genomic window:
- a CDS encoding citrate synthase: protein MTPASEEGIVTEQSLTVRDNRTGKDFDLAITDGTIRAADLKQISAADGDGGLATYDPGFVNTASCRSAVTFIDGDKGILEYRGYPIEQLAEQSNYLEVAYLLVNGKLPNKAEYEAWAHDVTYHTFVHENLKTFMQGFRYDAHPMGMLLASVGALSTFYPESRDIFDEESRALQIRRLIAKMPTLGAFAFRHAQGKPYVYPDNELSYTANFLSMLFKMSEPKYAADDRLVRALEILFILHADHEQNASTNAVRAIGSTQVDPYTAVAGGIGALYGPLHGGANEAVLKMLRRIGGVENVPSFIEGVKNGEERLMGFGHRVYKNYDPRAKIIKKAADDVFEVTGINPLLKIAVELEKIALEDEYFVSRKLYPNVDFYSGLIYEALQFPPEMFTVLFAIPRTSGWLAQWLEMLGDGDQKIARPKQIYTGGRGVQYVPMGDR from the coding sequence ATGACGCCAGCTTCCGAAGAGGGCATCGTGACCGAACAGTCGCTCACCGTCCGGGACAACCGGACCGGCAAGGACTTCGACCTTGCCATCACCGACGGCACCATCCGTGCCGCGGATCTCAAGCAGATCAGCGCCGCCGACGGCGACGGTGGCCTGGCCACCTACGACCCCGGTTTCGTCAACACCGCCTCCTGCCGTTCCGCCGTCACCTTCATCGACGGCGACAAGGGCATCCTCGAGTACCGCGGGTACCCGATCGAGCAGCTCGCCGAGCAGTCCAACTACCTCGAGGTCGCGTACCTCCTGGTGAACGGCAAGCTGCCGAACAAGGCGGAGTACGAGGCGTGGGCGCACGACGTGACGTATCACACGTTCGTGCACGAGAACCTGAAGACCTTCATGCAGGGCTTCCGGTACGACGCCCATCCGATGGGCATGCTGCTGGCCTCGGTCGGCGCGCTGTCCACGTTCTACCCGGAGTCGCGGGACATCTTCGACGAGGAGTCCCGGGCGCTGCAGATCCGCCGGCTGATCGCGAAGATGCCGACCCTGGGCGCGTTCGCGTTCCGGCACGCGCAGGGCAAGCCGTACGTGTACCCGGACAACGAGCTCAGCTACACGGCGAACTTCCTGTCCATGCTGTTCAAGATGAGCGAGCCGAAGTACGCCGCCGACGACCGGCTGGTCCGCGCGCTGGAGATCCTCTTCATCCTGCACGCCGACCACGAGCAGAACGCCTCGACGAACGCGGTCCGCGCGATCGGCTCGACCCAGGTCGACCCGTACACCGCGGTGGCCGGCGGGATCGGCGCCCTGTACGGCCCGCTGCACGGCGGCGCGAACGAGGCGGTGCTGAAGATGCTGCGCCGGATCGGCGGCGTCGAGAACGTGCCGTCGTTCATCGAGGGCGTGAAGAACGGCGAAGAGCGGCTGATGGGCTTCGGCCACCGGGTCTACAAGAACTACGACCCGCGGGCGAAGATCATCAAGAAGGCGGCCGACGACGTCTTCGAGGTGACCGGGATCAACCCGCTGCTGAAGATCGCGGTCGAGCTGGAGAAGATCGCGCTCGAGGACGAGTACTTCGTCTCCCGCAAGCTGTACCCGAACGTGGACTTCTACTCGGGCCTGATCTACGAGGCGCTGCAGTTCCCGCCGGAGATGTTCACCGTGCTGTTCGCGATCCCGCGGACGTCCGGCTGGCTGGCGCAGTGGCTGGAGATGCTCGGCGACGGCGACCAGAAGATCGCCCGGCCGAAGCAGATCTACACCGGCGGGCGAGGCGTCCAGTACGTCCCGATGGGCGACCGCTGA
- the rplM gene encoding 50S ribosomal protein L13, translating into MRTYSPKPADVTREWHVIDATDVTLGRLAVQIATLLRGKHKPTYAPHVDGGDFVVVVNASKVALSGTKRTDKLAYRHSGHPGGLTATPIGEILDKDPRKAVEKAVWGMLPKNRLSRKLLTKLKVYAGPEHPHTAQQPKPFEITQIAQ; encoded by the coding sequence GTGCGCACGTACAGCCCGAAGCCTGCTGACGTCACCCGTGAGTGGCACGTGATCGACGCCACCGACGTCACGCTCGGTCGGCTCGCCGTCCAGATCGCCACCCTGCTGCGTGGCAAGCACAAGCCGACGTACGCTCCGCACGTCGACGGTGGTGACTTCGTCGTCGTCGTCAACGCCTCGAAGGTGGCCCTGTCCGGCACCAAGCGGACCGACAAACTGGCGTACCGGCACTCGGGTCACCCGGGTGGTCTGACCGCGACGCCGATCGGCGAGATTCTCGACAAGGACCCGCGCAAGGCCGTCGAGAAGGCCGTCTGGGGCATGCTGCCGAAGAACCGCCTGAGCCGGAAGCTGCTGACCAAGCTGAAGGTGTACGCCGGCCCGGAGCACCCGCACACGGCCCAGCAGCCGAAGCCGTTCGAGATCACCCAGATCGCCCAGTAA
- the rpsI gene encoding 30S ribosomal protein S9 produces MSDITTETEELDTEVPIDTEGPVAYTSETNPAPEQRAEQGRVAVINPAGATGRRKEAVARVRIVPGTGKWKINGKDLDVYFPNKVHQQHVNEPFVVAGLEGSYDVIARINGGGITGQAGALQLGVARCLNAADLEANRPGLKKAGLLTRDARIKERKKAGLKKARKAPQYSKR; encoded by the coding sequence GTGAGCGACATCACCACCGAGACCGAAGAGCTCGACACCGAGGTCCCCATCGACACCGAGGGCCCGGTCGCCTACACCTCCGAGACCAACCCGGCTCCGGAGCAGCGCGCCGAGCAGGGCCGGGTCGCGGTCATCAACCCGGCCGGCGCCACTGGTCGCCGCAAGGAGGCCGTCGCCCGCGTCCGGATCGTCCCGGGCACCGGCAAGTGGAAGATCAACGGGAAGGACCTCGACGTCTACTTCCCGAACAAGGTGCACCAGCAGCACGTGAACGAGCCGTTCGTCGTCGCGGGCCTCGAGGGCTCGTACGACGTGATCGCCCGGATCAACGGCGGCGGCATCACCGGCCAGGCCGGTGCGCTGCAGCTCGGCGTGGCCCGCTGCCTGAACGCGGCGGACCTCGAGGCGAACCGCCCGGGGCTGAAGAAGGCCGGTCTGCTCACCCGCGACGCGCGGATCAAGGAGCGGAAGAAGGCCGGACTCAAGAAGGCCCGTAAGGCGCCTCAGTACAGCAAGCGCTGA
- the glmM gene encoding phosphoglucosamine mutase, whose amino-acid sequence MGRLFGTDGFRGLANVDLTAELALDLSVAAAHVLGEAGAFQGHRPRAVVGRDPRASGEFLEAAVVAGLASAGVDVVKLGVLPTPAVAYLTGSTGADLGVMLSASHNPMPDNGIKFLARGGIKLDDAIEDAIEAKMGEEWQRPTGADVGRVTDDGQGFETYVSHLVRSAPNRFDGLKVVIDCANGAASETAPEALRRLGAEVITVAAAPDGLNINLNCGSTHIEGLQREVLGHRADVGIALDGDADRCLAVDANGELVDGDQILAVLALAMRDSGRLSNDTVVATVMSNLGFVQAMVREQIAVEQTKVGDRYVLEAMKAGGHKLGGEQSGHVILSDHATTGDGTLTAVMLLARVAQTGKGLADLAAAMTRLPQVLVNVKNVDKSRAGTDETVQSAIAAATTRLGDTGRVLLRPSGTEPLVRVMVEAESSDTAHEIAHSLADVVATSLKL is encoded by the coding sequence ATGGGGCGTTTGTTCGGCACGGACGGATTCCGTGGCCTGGCGAACGTGGACCTGACCGCGGAGCTGGCGCTCGACCTCTCGGTCGCGGCAGCTCACGTACTCGGCGAGGCCGGTGCCTTCCAAGGGCACCGGCCACGCGCCGTTGTGGGGCGGGATCCGCGGGCCAGTGGTGAGTTCCTGGAGGCGGCGGTGGTGGCCGGTCTGGCCAGTGCCGGCGTCGACGTGGTCAAGCTCGGCGTCCTGCCGACGCCGGCGGTCGCGTACCTGACCGGCTCGACCGGTGCCGATCTCGGCGTGATGCTGTCGGCCAGCCACAACCCGATGCCGGACAACGGCATCAAGTTCCTGGCTCGCGGCGGGATCAAGCTCGACGACGCGATCGAGGACGCGATCGAGGCCAAGATGGGCGAGGAGTGGCAGCGCCCGACCGGTGCCGACGTCGGCCGGGTGACCGACGACGGGCAGGGTTTCGAGACGTATGTCTCGCACCTGGTCCGCTCGGCGCCGAACCGGTTCGACGGCCTGAAGGTCGTGATCGACTGCGCGAACGGTGCCGCGTCCGAGACCGCGCCGGAGGCACTGCGCCGGCTCGGTGCCGAGGTGATCACGGTCGCCGCCGCGCCGGACGGCCTGAACATCAACCTGAACTGTGGCTCCACCCACATCGAGGGTCTGCAGCGTGAGGTGCTCGGGCACCGCGCCGACGTCGGCATCGCGCTCGACGGCGACGCGGACCGCTGCCTGGCGGTGGACGCGAACGGTGAGCTCGTCGACGGCGACCAGATCCTCGCGGTGCTGGCGCTGGCGATGCGGGACAGCGGCCGGCTGTCGAACGACACCGTCGTCGCGACCGTGATGAGCAACCTCGGCTTCGTCCAGGCGATGGTCCGGGAGCAGATCGCGGTCGAGCAGACCAAGGTCGGCGACCGGTACGTACTGGAGGCGATGAAGGCCGGCGGGCACAAGCTGGGCGGTGAGCAGTCCGGGCACGTGATCCTGTCCGACCACGCCACCACCGGCGACGGCACGCTGACCGCGGTGATGCTGCTCGCGCGGGTCGCCCAGACCGGCAAGGGCCTGGCCGACCTGGCCGCCGCGATGACCCGGCTGCCGCAGGTGCTGGTGAACGTGAAGAACGTGGACAAGTCGCGCGCCGGCACGGACGAGACCGTCCAGTCCGCGATCGCCGCGGCCACCACCCGCCTCGGCGACACCGGCCGGGTCCTGCTCCGGCCCTCCGGCACCGAGCCGCTGGTCCGGGTCATGGTCGAGGCCGAGTCCTCGGACACCGCCCACGAGATCGCCCACTCCCTCGCCGACGTGGTCGCAACCTCACTCAAGCTGTAG
- a CDS encoding ketol-acid reductoisomerase, whose amino-acid sequence MHTITSSVFRTEIMTVPGGTETIVRGGRDLFALLPQALHGVRRIGVLGWGPQGRAQALNLRDSLAGTDVTVSVGLRPGSASAADARKNGFTEENGTLGDWLDVAGTSDLVILLIADAALAANHEQIFAALAPGATIGLSHGFLLGHLTSIGSDFPAGHPVIAVCPKGMGDSVRRLYQQGETINGAGINASIAVHADPDGHGTDRALAWSIALGSPYTFATTLRSEYLSDIVGERAILLGAVHGLVEALYRHFRIGGDDAVTAYQRSTESVTGPIARTISDSGLAAVRAATGDEDAFDRAYAAAYQPARDLVAEIYDEVADGTELRSVILAEQRLATRPMTAISGSPMWRAGTEAHARREAAPAVVDPLTAGLFVATMTAQADEFAARGHAWSEIVNESIIEAVDSLLPYMHARDVAYMVDNCSRTARLGTRRWGPRFQAAYEQLALPLADEPAADGLIKEFLANPVHEALAAAAVLRPSVDISVS is encoded by the coding sequence ATGCACACCATCACCTCGTCGGTCTTCAGGACCGAGATCATGACCGTGCCGGGCGGGACCGAGACGATCGTGCGCGGCGGCCGGGACCTGTTCGCGCTGCTGCCGCAAGCGCTCCACGGCGTCCGGCGGATCGGCGTACTCGGCTGGGGTCCGCAGGGACGCGCCCAGGCGCTGAACCTGCGGGACTCGCTGGCGGGCACCGACGTGACGGTGTCGGTCGGGCTGCGTCCGGGTTCGGCATCGGCCGCGGACGCCCGGAAGAACGGCTTCACCGAGGAGAACGGCACTCTTGGCGACTGGCTCGACGTCGCGGGCACGTCCGACCTGGTCATCCTGCTGATCGCCGACGCCGCGCTGGCCGCGAACCACGAGCAGATCTTCGCCGCGCTGGCGCCCGGCGCGACCATTGGCCTGTCCCACGGATTCCTGCTCGGCCACCTGACCTCGATCGGCAGCGACTTCCCGGCCGGGCATCCGGTGATCGCGGTCTGCCCGAAGGGAATGGGCGACTCGGTCCGCCGCCTGTACCAGCAGGGCGAAACGATCAACGGCGCCGGCATCAACGCGAGCATCGCCGTCCACGCCGACCCGGACGGACACGGGACCGATCGGGCGCTGGCCTGGTCGATCGCGCTCGGATCGCCGTACACGTTCGCGACCACGCTGAGATCGGAGTACCTGTCGGACATCGTCGGCGAGCGGGCGATCCTGCTCGGCGCCGTACACGGCCTGGTCGAGGCGCTGTACCGGCACTTCCGGATCGGCGGCGACGACGCGGTGACGGCGTACCAGCGGTCGACCGAGTCGGTCACCGGCCCGATTGCCCGGACCATCTCGGACTCCGGGCTGGCGGCGGTCCGCGCGGCCACCGGCGACGAGGATGCCTTCGACCGCGCGTACGCCGCCGCGTACCAGCCGGCCCGTGACCTGGTCGCCGAGATCTACGACGAAGTTGCCGATGGCACCGAACTGCGCAGCGTGATCCTGGCCGAGCAGCGGCTTGCGACCCGGCCGATGACCGCGATCAGCGGCAGCCCGATGTGGCGGGCCGGCACCGAGGCACACGCCCGGCGCGAGGCTGCACCGGCCGTCGTCGATCCACTGACCGCGGGGCTGTTCGTGGCGACGATGACGGCCCAGGCCGACGAGTTCGCCGCGCGTGGCCATGCCTGGTCGGAGATCGTGAACGAGTCGATCATCGAAGCCGTCGACTCGCTGCTGCCGTACATGCACGCGCGGGACGTCGCGTACATGGTGGACAACTGCTCACGGACCGCCCGGCTCGGTACACGCCGGTGGGGACCACGGTTCCAGGCGGCGTACGAGCAGCTCGCGCTCCCGCTGGCGGATGAGCCGGCAGCGGACGGATTGATCAAGGAGTTCCTGGCGAACCCGGTGCACGAGGCGCTCGCGGCGGCCGCCGTACTGCGTCCGTCGGTCGACATCTCGGTGTCCTGA
- the ilvY gene encoding HTH-type transcriptional activator IlvY, which yields MERRELELFLHLARTLNYGRTSLESHVSPATLTRTIQRLEARVGGRLLDRGPRGVVLTAEGQRFAAYAERALALWNDYRAGADEPAGLTGELKIFATVTACQMLLPDLLAPLRAAHPQIRLNVRTGDAAAALARLDEGEVDVAVAGIPRRLPQTLVSRTVAVTDLVLVSNGEPQEEYVVPARGLVREAAFRWFRRCGVKPVIAAETDGHEALLALVALGCGIGVVPRLVLDSSVMRERLVEVEAELEPLTVGLCVRRDDLHRPLVAAFWGL from the coding sequence ATGGAACGCCGCGAGCTCGAGTTGTTCCTGCATCTGGCCAGGACGCTGAACTACGGGCGTACGAGCCTGGAGTCGCATGTCAGCCCGGCCACGCTGACCCGGACGATTCAGCGGTTGGAGGCGCGGGTTGGTGGGCGGTTGCTGGATCGTGGTCCGCGTGGGGTGGTGCTGACCGCGGAAGGGCAGCGGTTCGCGGCGTATGCCGAGCGGGCGCTGGCGCTCTGGAACGACTATCGGGCGGGCGCGGACGAACCGGCCGGGTTGACCGGTGAGCTGAAGATCTTCGCGACCGTCACGGCCTGCCAGATGCTGCTGCCGGACCTGCTGGCACCGTTGCGGGCGGCGCATCCGCAGATCCGGCTGAACGTGCGTACGGGTGACGCGGCGGCCGCCCTGGCGCGGCTCGATGAGGGGGAAGTGGATGTCGCGGTCGCCGGGATTCCGCGCCGGTTGCCGCAGACGTTGGTGAGCCGGACGGTCGCGGTGACTGACCTCGTCCTGGTGAGCAACGGCGAGCCACAGGAGGAGTACGTCGTACCCGCGCGTGGGCTGGTGCGGGAGGCCGCGTTCCGGTGGTTTCGGCGGTGCGGTGTGAAGCCGGTGATTGCTGCTGAGACCGACGGGCACGAAGCGCTGCTCGCGCTGGTCGCGCTGGGCTGTGGGATCGGTGTGGTGCCGCGGCTGGTGCTGGATTCGTCGGTGATGCGGGAGCGGCTGGTTGAGGTTGAGGCGGAGCTTGAGCCGCTTACGGTTGGGCTTTGTGTGCGGCGGGACGATCTGCACCGGCCTTTGGTTGCCGCGTTCTGGGGGCTGTGA
- a CDS encoding LacI family DNA-binding transcriptional regulator, translating to MATMREVAERAGVSIATVSFLLNDTKPVTAATRARIEQAMAELGYRRNVVARALASRRTHIIAMAYPALEHRFGMSTAEFFTSAAEAARKEDYHLVLWPVGNDGVELRELLGQGLVDGVVLMEVQLDDPRVDVLQQAGTPFALIGRTDELDGLPHVDIDFDTTVDDAIRHVYELGHRELALISGDLSDPRFHSYGPWVRTEAAYRRAAAAYGLPVVVVPCLDTTQAGKVAAEQLVTDHPETTAVLVLNEYAALGAVAGLKRAGYDVPGDLSVLSLLMVPETAAMTDPELTMMRTPGPELGQLGTEALLRELEGADPLPPQLVPAKLHPGATVTAPRTRQPKAGADRPAAHKAQP from the coding sequence ATGGCCACGATGCGGGAGGTTGCCGAACGGGCCGGGGTTTCGATCGCGACCGTCTCGTTCCTGCTCAACGACACCAAACCGGTGACCGCGGCGACCCGGGCGCGGATCGAGCAGGCGATGGCCGAGCTCGGCTACCGGCGCAACGTCGTCGCCCGCGCGCTGGCCAGCCGGCGTACGCACATCATCGCGATGGCGTACCCGGCGCTGGAGCACCGGTTCGGGATGTCGACGGCCGAGTTCTTCACCAGCGCGGCCGAGGCGGCGCGCAAGGAGGACTACCACCTGGTGCTGTGGCCGGTCGGCAACGACGGCGTCGAGCTGCGCGAACTGCTCGGCCAGGGCCTGGTCGACGGCGTCGTGCTGATGGAGGTACAGCTGGACGATCCGCGCGTCGACGTCCTCCAGCAGGCGGGTACGCCGTTCGCGCTGATCGGGCGTACGGACGAACTTGACGGCTTGCCGCATGTGGACATCGACTTCGACACGACCGTCGACGACGCGATCCGGCACGTGTACGAACTGGGCCATCGCGAGCTGGCGCTGATCTCCGGCGATCTCAGCGACCCACGCTTCCACTCGTACGGGCCGTGGGTGCGGACCGAGGCCGCGTACCGCCGGGCCGCCGCCGCGTACGGACTGCCGGTCGTGGTCGTGCCTTGTCTGGACACCACCCAGGCCGGGAAGGTCGCCGCCGAGCAACTCGTCACGGACCATCCGGAGACGACCGCGGTCCTGGTACTCAACGAGTATGCCGCCCTCGGCGCCGTCGCCGGTCTCAAGCGCGCCGGGTACGACGTACCCGGCGACCTCTCGGTCCTGTCCCTGCTGATGGTCCCGGAAACAGCCGCGATGACCGACCCAGAGCTCACCATGATGCGCACCCCCGGCCCCGAGCTCGGCCAACTGGGCACCGAGGCCCTGCTCCGCGAACTCGAAGGCGCCGACCCACTCCCACCCCAACTCGTCCCGGCGAAACTACACCCCGGCGCTACGGTCACAGCCCCCAGAACGCGGCAACCAAAGGCCGGTGCAGATCGTCCCGCCGCACACAAAGCCCAACCGTAA
- a CDS encoding sugar ABC transporter substrate-binding protein — MISKRIAAVLAGATTVSLLLTACGDNGAGGQSPAAGDSVKSLTILDYYNNDPDKSLVQKGLDSCATKLGISIQRETVPGDTLIQKVLQQASSKTLPDVLMLDNPDVQQIAATGALAPLNDLGVNSDGVIKGMVDATSYQGKLYGLAPVTNTIALFYNKDLLAQAGVQPPKTWDELKAAAKKLTKPGRYGIAFNANATYEGSWQFLPAMWTNGGDETDLSSPQVAEALQLWVDLVQSGSASKSVINWTQGDVKDQFLAGKAAMMVNGPWQIPALEKVPSVKWDVVTFPVNKPDQTPVAPLGGEAWTVPLNKDQAKQQKAADFVKCLNSDENELAWAKARFTIPTKTALLDEYVKQVPSMKAFAEQVKTARARTGKLGDKWPDAAKVIYQAIQLALTGKASAQDAFKQASGG, encoded by the coding sequence ATGATCAGCAAGCGGATCGCCGCCGTGCTGGCGGGTGCGACCACGGTGTCGCTCCTGCTGACGGCCTGCGGTGACAACGGCGCCGGCGGCCAGTCGCCGGCGGCCGGCGACAGCGTCAAAAGCCTCACGATCCTGGACTACTACAACAACGATCCGGACAAGTCCCTGGTGCAGAAGGGGCTCGACTCCTGCGCGACCAAGCTCGGCATCAGCATCCAGCGGGAGACGGTGCCTGGTGACACCCTGATCCAGAAGGTGCTGCAGCAGGCCTCCTCGAAGACCCTGCCGGACGTACTGATGCTCGACAATCCCGACGTCCAGCAGATCGCGGCCACCGGTGCGCTGGCGCCGCTGAACGACCTGGGCGTGAACTCGGACGGCGTCATCAAGGGCATGGTCGACGCGACCTCGTACCAGGGCAAGCTGTACGGTCTGGCGCCGGTCACCAACACGATCGCGCTGTTCTACAACAAGGACCTGCTGGCCCAGGCGGGCGTCCAACCGCCGAAGACCTGGGACGAGCTGAAGGCGGCGGCGAAGAAGCTCACCAAGCCGGGCCGGTATGGGATCGCCTTCAACGCCAACGCGACGTACGAAGGCTCCTGGCAGTTCTTGCCGGCGATGTGGACCAACGGCGGTGACGAGACCGATCTGAGCAGCCCGCAGGTCGCGGAAGCCCTGCAGCTGTGGGTGGATCTCGTGCAGTCGGGGTCCGCGTCGAAGAGCGTCATCAACTGGACGCAGGGCGACGTGAAGGACCAGTTCCTGGCCGGCAAGGCGGCGATGATGGTGAACGGCCCGTGGCAGATCCCGGCCCTGGAGAAGGTGCCGTCGGTGAAGTGGGACGTGGTCACCTTCCCGGTGAACAAGCCGGATCAGACCCCGGTCGCGCCGCTCGGCGGTGAGGCCTGGACGGTCCCGCTGAACAAGGATCAGGCCAAGCAGCAGAAGGCCGCGGACTTCGTGAAGTGCCTGAATTCGGACGAGAACGAGCTGGCCTGGGCCAAGGCCCGGTTCACCATCCCGACCAAGACCGCGCTGCTCGACGAGTACGTCAAGCAGGTGCCGTCGATGAAGGCCTTCGCCGAACAGGTCAAGACGGCCCGGGCCCGGACCGGCAAGCTCGGCGACAAGTGGCCGGACGCCGCCAAGGTGATCTACCAGGCGATCCAGCTGGCGCTGACCGGTAAGGCCTCGGCCCAGGACGCCTTCAAGCAGGCGTCCGGCGGCTGA
- a CDS encoding carbohydrate ABC transporter permease, with protein sequence MVTLTRTTRTSTAGRARVRGRRGEDLTKVLFVLPAAVAMVALFGYPVVKNLLMSLQDYGLKTFFTGVAPWIGLKNYSTVVTDNLFSDAMLNTALFTVGSIVFQFAIGLGLALFFRNRFPLSGLIRSLLLLPWLLPLIVSSATWRSILEQDSGILNRTLLGLHVIDDPVPWLNSPSVALIAVIGVNIWIGIPFNVTLLYAGLSEIPDELYEAGQLDGATGWRAFCYITWPNLRSVASVLLMLGVVYTIKVLDIILGLTGGGPANATQTLATQSYEKSFVDFRFGQGAALSNILIAISFVFAIFYLRGTRRAPDE encoded by the coding sequence ATGGTCACGCTGACCCGTACGACTCGCACCAGCACCGCCGGCCGCGCGCGGGTACGCGGCCGGCGGGGCGAGGACCTGACGAAGGTGCTCTTCGTACTGCCGGCCGCGGTCGCGATGGTGGCGCTGTTCGGCTACCCGGTGGTCAAGAACCTGCTGATGAGCCTGCAGGACTACGGGCTGAAGACGTTCTTCACCGGCGTCGCGCCGTGGATCGGGCTGAAGAACTACAGCACGGTCGTGACCGACAACCTGTTCTCGGACGCGATGCTGAACACGGCGCTGTTCACGGTCGGGTCGATCGTGTTCCAGTTCGCGATCGGGCTCGGGCTGGCGCTGTTCTTCCGGAATCGCTTTCCGCTCAGCGGGCTGATCCGTTCGTTGTTGCTGCTGCCGTGGTTGCTGCCGCTGATCGTGTCCAGCGCGACGTGGCGGTCGATCCTCGAACAGGACAGCGGCATCCTCAATCGCACTTTGCTGGGTTTGCACGTGATCGACGATCCGGTGCCGTGGCTGAACTCGCCGTCGGTCGCCCTGATCGCGGTGATCGGGGTGAACATCTGGATCGGCATCCCGTTCAACGTGACCCTGCTGTACGCGGGCCTTTCGGAGATCCCCGACGAGTTGTACGAGGCCGGTCAGCTCGACGGCGCGACCGGGTGGCGGGCGTTCTGCTACATCACCTGGCCGAACCTGCGGTCGGTCGCGAGCGTACTGCTGATGCTCGGGGTCGTGTACACGATCAAGGTCCTCGACATCATCCTCGGTCTCACCGGCGGCGGTCCGGCGAACGCGACGCAGACGCTGGCCACCCAGTCGTACGAGAAATCCTTCGTGGACTTCCGGTTCGGTCAGGGCGCGGCGCTGAGCAACATCCTGATCGCGATCTCGTTCGTGTTCGCGATCTTCTACCTGCGCGGCACCCGTCGCGCCCCTGACGAATAA
- a CDS encoding carbohydrate ABC transporter permease, protein MKRTAYAVIGVLILCVMLFPVYWMVNASLQPSGNTLTAGFLPLHPTFAGYKRALDEQGGNLVTSMIIAAGTVVLSLAIATPCAYALSQFRSRWVSIGLLAILISQMIPGIVIANALYTAYERIGLLNSIPGLIVANCSSGIPFAILILRSFMLSLPPSLVEAARVDGAGLFRAFVAIVLPISKNSLITAGLFSFLFSWSDFLFALTLTTKGGVRPVTLGIYQYLGTQVQNWNAVMATAVLSAIPAIVLLVAAQKYIAAGAIGGAVK, encoded by the coding sequence ATGAAACGTACGGCGTACGCGGTCATCGGCGTACTCATCCTGTGCGTGATGCTGTTCCCGGTCTACTGGATGGTGAACGCGTCGCTGCAACCGTCGGGCAACACGCTGACCGCCGGCTTCCTGCCCTTGCACCCGACGTTCGCGGGTTACAAACGCGCGCTCGACGAGCAGGGCGGGAACCTCGTCACCAGCATGATCATCGCGGCCGGCACGGTCGTGCTCAGCCTGGCGATCGCGACCCCGTGCGCGTACGCGCTGTCGCAGTTCCGGTCCCGGTGGGTGTCGATCGGGCTGCTGGCGATCCTGATCTCGCAGATGATCCCGGGGATCGTGATCGCGAACGCGCTCTACACCGCGTACGAGCGGATCGGCCTGCTGAACTCGATCCCGGGCCTGATCGTCGCGAACTGCAGCAGCGGCATCCCGTTCGCGATCCTGATCCTGCGGTCGTTCATGCTCTCGCTGCCGCCGTCGCTGGTGGAGGCCGCGCGGGTGGACGGCGCCGGGCTGTTCCGGGCGTTCGTCGCGATCGTGCTGCCGATCAGCAAGAACTCGCTGATCACCGCCGGACTGTTCAGTTTCCTGTTCTCCTGGAGCGATTTCCTGTTCGCGCTGACGCTGACCACCAAGGGCGGCGTCCGGCCGGTGACGCTCGGGATCTACCAGTACCTCGGCACCCAGGTGCAGAACTGGAACGCGGTGATGGCGACCGCGGTGCTCTCGGCGATCCCGGCCATCGTGCTGCTGGTCGCCGCGCAGAAGTACATCGCCGCCGGTGCCATCGGCGGGGCCGTCAAATAA